One segment of Niabella beijingensis DNA contains the following:
- a CDS encoding DUF1801 domain-containing protein — MHATAVETFLAQYAEQVQGNALLLRQVLLQQLPQITEQLDLPAKMIAYTYGQSYTDFICVIIPSQKGLKLGFNKGPELSDPGRLLQGTAKTTRYIPVSSAEQIQSEGIATLLREALKHYRQRKKALL; from the coding sequence ATGCATGCAACCGCTGTGGAAACATTTTTAGCGCAATACGCGGAACAGGTGCAAGGCAATGCGTTGCTGCTTCGCCAGGTATTGCTGCAACAGCTGCCACAGATCACCGAACAGCTGGATCTTCCTGCAAAAATGATCGCCTATACCTACGGCCAAAGTTATACCGACTTTATCTGTGTCATCATCCCCTCCCAAAAAGGATTGAAGCTGGGGTTTAATAAAGGGCCGGAGCTCTCCGATCCGGGCCGGCTGCTGCAAGGCACTGCAAAAACAACACGCTATATTCCTGTCAGCAGCGCGGAACAGATACAGTCGGAAGGGATCGCCACGCTTTTAAGAGAAGCATTGAAACATTACCGGCAACGCAAAAAAGCACTGCTATAA
- the rpsO gene encoding 30S ribosomal protein S15, which produces MPITKERNEAIFTEFGGKATNTGSIEGQVAQLTERIAQVSAHLKENKKDFSTHRGLMQLVGKRKSLLAYLQKHNLTGYRALIEKLGLRK; this is translated from the coding sequence ATGCCAATCACAAAAGAAAGAAACGAAGCAATTTTTACCGAATTTGGCGGTAAAGCTACCAACACCGGTTCTATTGAAGGACAGGTTGCTCAGCTTACTGAGCGTATTGCACAGGTTAGTGCACATTTAAAAGAAAACAAAAAAGATTTTTCCACTCACCGCGGCCTGATGCAGCTGGTTGGCAAGCGTAAAAGCCTGCTGGCATACCTGCAAAAACACAATCTGACAGGTTACCGCGCATTAATTGAAAAACTGGGTCTTAGAAAATAA